gtgaggagctggaggagggaagagagactgACAGCCAGAAGGACAGACTGAgctgaagggaggaagagggacagacTCAGCGTGGGGCAGTCAGCGCCAGGAGTCCAGAAAGAGGCCCCCCCAGGATTCTGCTCCCCCACTGCGTGGGCAGGGAAAGGGTCTACCCGGAGTTGTGCACATAAGACCCAATGTCACCGCCTCTCCTTTCCCCCAGGCTtgtccttcctgcccctgcaGATCTGGTCCAAGGCCCTGGCCATCTCAGGAATTCTCACCATGGGCCTCGCCCTTCTGGGCTGTTTGGGGGCCCTGAAGGAGCTCCGCTGCCTCCTGGGCCTGGTGAGTGCCTCGCCCCTGCTCCATCTCTGGGGACCACCCCCTGTCCCCCCCTCAAATAGAACCCCTGCATCCTGAGGAGGGGCTCAGCCTGACCTCTCCACTTTGCCCCTCAGTATTTTGGGATACTGCTGCTCCTGTTTGTCACGCAGATCACCCTGGGGATCCTCATCTCCACTCAGCGGATCCGGGTGAGcttgcctgccccccacccccacccccggcagccagtgggtgcgggggtgggggggcggcaaGACAAACAGAGGCATGCAGGGACTAACACACAGGGACAtaagagagaaaggcagaagagaggAACAGAGCCACAAAGACAGAACAGATGCAGAGACTGACAGAGGGGCACAGAGGTAGACGCAGGCAGAGAGAGACCCACATGGAGGAAGACAGACATAGCAAGAGGGTTGAGATccaaagggaaacaaacaaacaaaaaaggcaaaaacacgcggagaaacagaggctcaggagGAAGACATAAATGCCTGAcaagagatgggaagagagacaAACTCGGTAGAAACGTGCAGAGAGAGGTTTTGAGGAACAAAGGCATAGGTAGTCAGTCAGTGAGGAACGTCGGTCCAGTGAGGGACCCCTTGGGGCTGAGAGAGTGGGGAGTGGCTGGAGTAGGTGGGGCgcagatggggtggggaggaatgtgGGGGTCCACCCTCACTCTCCGCCTCTCAGCTGGAGCGGAAGGTGAAGGACATCATACAGGAGACGATCCAGAACTACCACGCCAACCCGGAGAACACCGAGGCGGAGGAGAGCTGGGACTACGTGCAGTTTCAGGTTtgtgagccccacccccagaaggAGTAGTCCCCCCTCTAGCTCTGGGGCTCCGATGTGGCTCTGCCCTCTACCTGGAGAAGACTCTGCCCTGTTCCGGGACCCTAATATAACCCTATCTACCTGACTCACCTACTGCCCTGCCTGACGTGGCCTCACATCCGCATGATAACTGGCCCCAACGTGGCCCAGTTGCCAGGCTCCCATCCAGACCCTGGAAAGGCTTCGTCCCCTGCCTCGATAAGACTCCAGCCTCCGCTCCAAGGCCCCCTAGCGTGATCCCACTCCCTGCCCCGAGTGACGCTGGGTCCCCCGGGGTCCAGTCCTCGTGAGACTCCATTCCCTGGTCACTCATGTGGCCCCGCCCTCCCATCCACCTGCCCCCTAACTGAGGCTGAATAGCACTGCCCACCCAATCTTCCGTCCCCAGGGTGATTCTGCAGCTTCTCCCCAGCCGCAGGTCGCCTGGTGATTTGTCTCTCCCAACCCCATGTTCTCCTAATGTCCCCTGGCTCTGGCCCTGTCGTGGCCCCTGCCCAGTCCACCGTCCCCCGTCCTGCACCCACTTCAGCCCTCTATGACCACCACCTGGTCCCCTCATGCCCCAAGTCATCTAGCATCCCTCCAGCCCTGGTCCCTCTGACTCTGTCCCTCTCCCAGCTGCGCTGCTGCGGCTGGAACTCTCCTCAGGACTGGTACCGTGTCCCCAGCCTGAGCAGCAACCAGTCGGAGGTGTACCACGTGCCCTGCTCCTGCCTTAACTCATCGGCGACCAACGGCTCCGCATTCGTCGATATTATCTCCCCTCCCCAGTTCAGCCGAGTTGGGCCACCGGCTCGGCCCCGACACAGTGCAGATCTTTGCATGGTCCCTGCAAACAGCTACACCTATCGCGAGGTGGGAAGGGGTAGAACTGCTGGGAGGGGCGTGGTCCCCAGAAAGGCGGGGCCACAGCATGTGGGCGGGATCTGCGAGGTGGGTGGGGCTACGAGGTAGCACGGTACAACCGGAGGGGCGGAGCCTATAGATGGTGCAGATTCTAAGAAAAGGCAGGGCCTAAAGAAAAGGGGTGGACCTGGGATGTCGACATATGAAGGGGTGGGCTTGTTCCAAGCGAAGAGACTAGAGTACGCTGGTCATTACGGAAGAGGGGCGAGAATGAAGCCCAGAAAAAGCCCTAACTTTAACCATTCTCTACATTCCCAGGGCTGCTCGCGGAGCCTGCAAAAGTGGTTGCACAACAACCTCATCTCCATCGTGGGCATTTGTCTGGGCGTCGGTCTACTCGAGGTAATCTGGCACCACCCTCACTGGCGATTGGCTGTACGATCAATCTTCAAATAGCCCCGCCCCAAATGCGTGTCCTACTCTCGGTGCAAGTCCCTTAGTGTTAGAGCGTCAGCCAATACAGGCTTTTCTGCCGCTCCACCTGCTGCGAGACCCAGCCTGTGAGCCCTGATTGGTTGCACTCAGGGAGATAGCCCGCCCTTTCTCGCCAGGCTCCCATTGGCTTGGCCGCAATATCCCTCCCCTTTCCCGGCAGGTGAGTGTGGCGGGGCTGAGCCTGCTAGTGCGGCGCAGAGCGCTCCGCAGGAAACCGCCACCGCAAGTGCCGGGCACCGACGGTTCGTGCCCCGGGCCCGGCCTGAGCGCCGATGGCGGCAGCGGGCGCGGTGGTGTGCAGAGCAGCAGCGGGCGTAGCGGCAGTCTGTGGGGTGGCTGGGGCATGGCGGATGCTTGCCCCAACTGGGGGGACAAGGTCCCGCAGGGCAAGCTGCCCatggccctggggccctggccgcTTTGGGATCAAGATGAGGAACAGCCTGAGACCCGGAGCACGGGCGCAGAGGTGGAGGCCGAGACGGAATTACAGGCGGAGACAGATGAGCTTCCAAAATAAAGGACCCTGGGCTTGCTTCTGATCTCACTCCTTTCCCGGCTCTAGACCTGCGTTAAACGCAGCTGGGTTCCTCCTACCCACCCtattcccatctccctggcccgCCCTTGGGCATCTTTGGTTGCCCACCCCATGACCTCCAGCCCTTTTACCCTTAACCCCACTTTACTCATCTTCCCCCAAACTCCCGTCCTAGACCTCATCTTTACAACCAGGCCGGGTTCTCCCTctagccctgccctgcccaaatCCCCGGCCTCATTTTCTTTCCCAGTCCCACCCCCTGACTTTCCTTCCTTAGAACCCCCACcgccccacctccctctcatGGCCACTCGCTCTCCACGGCTCTGATAGCGTCTCCTTTCTCTGTAGCTCAGCTTCATGTCGCTCTCCATATTCCTGTGCAGAAACCTGGACCAACTCTACGACAGGCTCGCCCGGTACCGCtaggccctgcccccacccccagagacccACCCGGAACCCCTCCCTGACccctgtaaatatttgtttaatccCCAGCCACTGAGCCCTGAGGCTCCTCATTCCCCCTCGGGACCCAGGTGTCTGCCTGCCCCATTGCTGTCCCTGATCTCGTGGGACCTGGGGCTTCCTGCCACCAGCTTCCTGCCCCCAAAGATACTTCATTTCTTTGACTCATCTGTCAGCCTACCACTTCCCACAAGATTATTTTCACCCAAACCTCAAATAAATCCCCTGAGTCTTGGTGAAATAGCTTTATCCTCTGTCAATACACAAACCAATACAATTtagggggggtggaggggggcaatgtGGGGCGGGTGGACAGCACAGTAGCCCATGGCTCACGTAGGAGAGGGGATGACATTAAAAAGCCTCCCCCCACTGCTTGCCCAGCTGAGAAACAAGTCATGATTCTAACACCATTTATAAATATcttgttatatttaaaaacaaaacaaaacaaaatttccaGGGCCCAACTGGCTCTGCTCCTGCACAGAAAGGATTAACCTTCAATATTCATTATCAGGGTCACAGGGTgtgagggtgggaaggagaggcagatttggggggagggggctgaaaaacagagagaaggacAAGCCAGTCTGTAATGAGTGTCCTCCAAGGCATCCAGAACCGTGGGGGGAGGCTGCCTGTTAGAGACTCAGACATCAGTGCTGTACCCTCAGGGCTGCTCCTGTCCCCAGTCCCTGATGCTCCAGAGTGATCTGTCCTTTCACACACCCCTGCGGGGTCCCAACGTCAGgatcccttctttcctctcagtCCCAGCCCGCTCAACTCACCACCCAGCTCTCAAGGTCCCTCCTAACAGggagcagccccctccccaaatGAGAAGCCTGAGGAAAGCTGGAGGTCCTTCCTGGGAGGAGGGTATTCCAGGGGTGAGCCACTTCTGGGGCCGCCCTTCAATCCCTGACCAGGCGATAAATGTGGTGCTGGGCCCCTCGCTCACTGGTGGAGACTTCGAAGACATAGGCAGTGCACAGCAGCAGCTCCTGGGTGTCTCTGTTCGTCACGGCCTGCcaaggggccaggaggaggggttTGTgcttggaagagagagaaaggaccacCGTGCCCCCCTCCGCCTCGGTTATCACAGGATACCCAGGAAAGGGGTCCCCACCACATCACATTCCCCAGGTGAAAGAGGGCCACAGATCAGTTTCCCCAAAAGTCAAAGGGATCCCACCATATCAGGTTTCCTGGACCAAGgttaaaaaggggggggggggctcccctTAGCTAAGGACCCACCGCGAGTCCTCCCAGTCAGTTTCCCCAGGGAAGAGGGATCCCTCATGAGAATGCTGTGGAGCCCCCACCACATCAGTTCCCTGGGTAAAGGGACCCCCTAAGCCAAATGTTAACTGCAGGGTCCTCAGTGCGTCAGGTCCCCAGGCGAAAGGGCCCCTGGGGCCAAGAGTCTGGGGGGGCACTCCCAGCCCCAGCACATCACCTGGAGGATGGTGAAGTTCTCCAGCACGCTGTTCATCATATAGCGCTCGGGCAGCTGCCGCAGCTTGTGCAAGAAATTCACTAGGTACTCGCACATGGGCGAGCGCAGCAGGCGGTACACGAACCTCCCGTCCTCTAGCTGGGCACGCTCCGTCTGAGCCGGGGCAGAGGGCGGGCAGAGTGGAGAGGACAGTGACTGACACACACAGGGCTCGCCCCAGGAACCCAGCCCCACTCTGTGCCCTTCGGCTGCCACACCCACTCCCCACTACCATCTTCCCTCTTCCATGGCCCCATCCGCAGTGACTGGACATGGAACACTGAACCCTCAGATACCCAACCCAGCGCCACTAAGCCTGCAAACCAGAGACCCCCCAGCCCCTCAAAACCGTGCTCTGAGCCCTCATGACTTCTGAACTCCTCTGATCTGCAATACCCCCAAACCCTCCAAAGACCCTTCAATGAAATCTCCAAACTCTCTGACCTTTGAACTTGAGACCCTGTAAGTCTTCAGCAACCTAACTGTGACCCCTGAACCTCCTTGCCCTATGAGTTCTTCTAGATGCAGAAGAACCTTTCGAATCTCTGACTATCAGTCTCTGTCCCACACATTACCTCTGAACCCTCAGACTGACCCCTACATGTGACTTTAGAATGCCATTATCAGCTGGAAGCCTATGCATTAAACCCTCCAGTGCCTGAGGCTgggacccccaccccatcccaccccaccatGAAGGCTCCCCCAAAGCCTGGGCTGTTGTGGCTCCGGGTCCATTGAGTCTGCACCCCCAAAGTGGCAGCCCGCCCAGAGCCCCGCCCCTCCGGCCTCACCTCCACCTTCTCCACCACCTGCTTGCCGAAGGAGCAGACCTTAGAAGAGCAGGTGAGGGTCATGAGCTCCAGGCTCTCGTACTGGCTGCTCACGCCATAGAAGCCTCCACTACTGccgccagcccccacctcctcaccACTCGGGCCCCAGTTCAGGTccgcctggggggtggggagacacaGGTATAAGTTGGAGGGGATGTCCCTTTTACATTGTGGGGACTCTTCTAAGGTGACAACTCTGCCTCATGGTCCCTGTAGCTGCCTGCTTTGCTTCCTCAGCGTTCCAAGTCCCCACCTCTCCAAGGGCTGGTTTCTGGAGAAGACCCACCCTTCATCAGTGCTGCAGAAGTCTGAGTCCCCAAAATGACCCTGACTCTCTCTCCCTAGGGAGCCCCCCACAAAAGGAGTCCTGGGATTCAACTTTTCACTCCTGACGCCCTTGACTCAAGGGCCCAGCCCCTTCCAAGGACCTGGTTACTAAGGACGCCATCACTCATTCCCTTGCGCAGCTGGAGGTTCTCCTTCAGACGCCTTCCCCACCCTGGTTGCTAAGACAAGGGGCTGCTCCCTAGCAGCGGGGCCTAGGGAACCCTCACTCCTCACGAGAGCACTGTCTGCAGCCCTTTCAGCTGATTCGCAGAGGTCAGACCCCTCCATGACCCCCATGGCCAAGACAGTCCCTCATGCCAGGTGGGGTCTAATGAAACCCAAGGCCTCGTATCACCTGTGGCCTAAGCCCCTTGGTCACCTTCCTGGGAGGCacacctcttcctcttcctcactttcAACTTGACCGGGTCACTCTCTGGGGTGGTCCAGTCCTCTCCTCAGAGGCCTAGCTCCATCCCTCACCCTGGCACCAGGGCCTTGTGGAATCAGACAAAAACAGGAGGCCTTTCCAGCCACTACCGTGCATCCCTTCAGATGCTGGGCTTCTAAGCGTCGGCCTCCAGACCTGGGACCTGGAGGGGCCTGTGTTAAGCTCTGACAACGCTCTACTGACCATACTTAGTGAAGCTCTGGAGCATCAGCCACTGTACTGGACACTAAACCAAACAGGCTGAAGAAAGACCCAAATGGACCCTCTTTCTCACAATTATATGCACAGCACCTGGCATTGtatatagtaagtgcttaataaatgacTGCTCAATAAACACAGGTCTATATGAAGCCACTTCCCAGCCCCTTCAATGGCATCCTCATGGCCAGCCATTCTCTAACAGGGTCTGGTGGGACTTAGCATCCCTCTTAGAGGCCACACTCTCCAGGCCCCCATTTGCTAAGGGGAGGAGGGCATCCCTTAGCAACAAGGCTTGGTACCGTCGGGTGGGAAGTAGGGAAGTCTGAACGGACACAATCCCCAGGGCCATATCAGTCACAGGACTGGGTGTGGCAGAGTCCTGCGGGAGATGGGGAAGTCCAAATCCTGTCCCTCCATCTACACTGGTCCCCAAGGGCCCAAACTCCTTAGTGCTCCTTGTGGCAAAGGGGGCTGATACTCTGGGCCATAAGGAGTGGTAGGGTCCAGGCTGACGTGGTCGAGCCAGAGGCCTTCGCTGGGAGGCCTCATGATGTGTGAGCACTTCTGGTTTTGGTGGCAGAACTCACCCAAAACTTGACCAGGAAGAAGGCATGGGGGGGCCCGCGGTCATACAGCTCCCGCAGACCCCCCTTCTTCTCAGGGAATTTGTCATAGATCTGCCGGACGTCCACACTCTCGAGGGGGGGcgctccagggctggggcagtgCTGGCTGATGTGGACGAACAGGTGCCTCTGGTACTGGAGAGGAACAGCCATAGGTGAGGAGCGGGGTATGGGCAGGGGATGGGCGGGAACCCGGCCTCGAATGCCGAAGCTAGTCTCACACCCCTGTTGCCACCCCCAGAGCTCCTGCCAGCCTTTCCACTGTGTCCACCCAGACACTGGGCCCAACTCCCAGTCACTGTCCCCACTCTCTTCTGCCCCTTCGTTCCCACAGCACCTCAGTCCCCAAGCCCTGTCCCTACAGCTCAATTCTCTGCCCTTCCACATGCTCTCCATCCTCACAGCCCCGTCCTCTCCCACTGTCACCCCTGCCTCCTGCatggcttcccagcctccagtcTCTCCTCCCCGGTTCATTGTGCACATGGCTCTAGAGCTGGCCCTCAACCTCTCCTGCTCATAACCATCCCATGGCTCCCCAGTGCCCCCAGGACAAAGCCCAAACCCCTCAACCTGGCCATACTTTGCACAGTTGTTCATAAATCTTCCATcactggatggatggatacatggatggacggatgggtggatggatggatggatgggaatCCATAGAGCCCACACCAAGACTTCCTCTCTGTTTGCATTCTTACCACTTCACTTCTCATCCATACCCTGAAATCTTCCCCATCTTttctctggttcacaggccagcactcaacccactgagccacaccagccagggctcccatcTTTTCTTCCAATACAAATCCTCCTCCATCTTTCCAGGTCACGCATATCTACCTCTTTCTGGAAGCCTCCACTGATCACAAACAGATGGGATCTCCCTACCACCTCCACAGTTCCCCACCACCAGGAAACAGTCTGGCTCCCTCAGCCTGGCAGAGCCAGCTCCTCCAGAACCAGCACCTGCCCACCTGGCCACAGCCTCACCAGCTTCCCACCCTATGCGATGACTTCTTACCCCAACGGCCTCCATGCTGTTTGCATCTCTGTGCCTGAAACATCCAGTTCTGTACACAGCAAACTCCTACGTAACCCTCAAAGAGCGACTCAAATGTCATCACCTCAGGGAAGCACCCCCCTGACTCTCCAGGTAGAATCACTCCTCTGTACACCCACAAAAGCTTGACTTTCCCCCATCCCAGCACATATTCGTTATTCAACAGACAGCTACCGAGAACCTACTATCTGGAGGCACTACTGTGGGTCTCAGGGCTACAAGGTCAAGTCCCTGGCCtcctggagctcacagtctactggcagagacagaaaaaaaaattttaatcatcatATGGAAAATATGAATTTCAGAGAGTAATGTATGCTATGAAAAAAATTCCTAATAAGGCATAGTAAGGGGGTGGAGAGGGATGCAGCTAGTGTTTTCCATAAGGTCATCTGGGGAAGCCAATCTAAGAGGGCAATCAAGCAGGGCCCTGAATGGAGGCACAgagtggggagagctggggaaaGCACATGCCAGGCAGCAGGAACAACATGCAAAGGCTCTGAAGCCGGAGCGGGCCTGGTGTGTTTGGGAAAGGGCATGGAGACCCGTGTGGCCATGGCAGAGCAAACAAGGGTAAGAGTGCAGGAGGTGAGGGCCGAGCAGGAATGGGGGTCAGATCGTGCAGAACTTTGTGGGCAAATAAAGGACTTGAGGTTTCCCGTCTAGAGAGATGGGAGGGTTTTAACCTGATCTGACTTGGGTTTTACCAAGACCACTCTGTAGAGTCATTGGTTTTTGTGTGGCTACCGCAAACTTTGTATTCACAAACGCTAGTTCCTTTTCACACAGCtcaactacatttcccagactcctctgCAGTTATGTGTGATCATATGACTAAGTCCTGGCCAACGGGATATGAGCAGACCTGATAGTTGCCACTTCCAAGTCGGACCTATAAAAtctcctcattctctcccttccaccaTCTGCCAGCCAGATGCAGAGAATCCAGCAGCAGATTCCGAAACCCTAGAAAATGGCAGAGCCACAAAATGGAAGAAGCGTAGATTCCCCGCATCACTGTGTGGAAGGCTTCTGTTGACCACCCACATTGAAATGTCACATGAGTGAGCCATTTCTATGATGTTCTGTCCCTAGGTGTTGGGGCCATTTCCTCTGTCGGCTCACCCTGACTCATATGGCATCTGTCTCCATCCTAGGTCAGGAATAGCTCCAACCTAGAAATAAGATCTGCTTTTGCAAGTTCCCAGTGTCCACCCCAAAGCCTGGTGCACAGTAGGTACTCAGaagtgtttgatgaatgaataaattccaTTCCGGAGAGTTTCTCTGACCTCCCGAACCCATGACCTCATGACCTGCCAGTTCCTCTATGCTCAGAGCTGCCAGAGTGCGGTCCTCCCACCAGCAGCATCAGcttgtaagaaatgcaaattctcaggccccacatCAAACCTACTGAATCACATATTCTGAGAGTAAGACTcagcaatctgcattttaacatgcCCTCCACATCGTTCTGATACACGCTATAGCCTAAGAACCACTACTTTATGCTTTCCCTTCCAATAAGCCTCTACATTCCAAAACACCCACAGCAACTGTCCCAAAATTGCACTCACAGAGTCAACTGCATCCGGGGGTTCCACGAAGGCTGAGAATTCCACCAGCTGTAATCGGGCAGTGCCCAGGGCCCGAGCCTGCCAGGCTGGGGGTGATGGTGCaggcgggggcagggcagggggtgagaGGGCTTGTGGGGGCTCGTACcctagagaaagaagaacaaacaataaaaattgctAACGTTTATGGAATATATCAAGCACTGTTCTCTCTTGCCTGCCTCCACTTAAAAGCTGAAAAAGCTAAATACTcactttcccagcctcccttgcagctagaggTGGCCATGTGACACAGTCCTGGCCAATGAGACGTTAGGGGAAATCTGCTCGGGGGCTTCTGGGAAGGAGTTTCTTCCTGAATGAAAAAGACAGAACTTTGGGAGGAGAAAGCTTTTGGTTCTTGTCAAGTCCTGCTTGGGACATGACGCCTGGAATCACAGTAGCCATCTCAGTGAGCAGAGGCCGAGGGACCAGTCCAGCTGCTAGTCCTGATACTGCTTGGCTGCTCAGCAAGCACATTAGCATCCCACCTTCAGACTTTTAGTTATGTGGAATCActaaaacctttttatttatgGCACTATTAATGTTTAAGTATTGTTGTTTGCAGCCGAGAGTATTCCTAATTGATGAGTCTGTGGAACccaagtgtgattttttttattaatgggAGTTCATAGGACCACACCAGCCTGGACTTCTGGAAGCCATCTTTGCAGCCAGATGGGCAGAGCTTGCCTGGTGACGAAGCCACCAGAACAAGGAAGAACCAAACAAATCCTGATGCTACCATTTGAACCCCTGGATCCAGCCATACCTGAAGCTCTAACTCCTGAAATATCAGGTACTGGTAACAATACATTCtgtttagttgttgttgttgttgtcatctAGCTTGActtgggtttctgtcacttgcagctGAAAGAATCTTGACTAATACACCTCCCAATGTCCCTTAggctagcaagtggcagaacaCAACCCAGCGTGTCTGGCTACAGATGCCATGCTCTTACCCACTACAAATTCTGTCACTCATCCTTCCATCCCCCCACATACCCTGCCTCAGAGCTGGGCATCACTAGGAATGTGTCCCCTGATTAATGGAAGGTTGAAGGAAAGACAGGGGTGACAAGAGAGACAGGAGACCAGGGAGGGTGGAAAGCAGACTCTTACCTGGGAGGTCAGTAGATGGGGGTGTCAGTGACAAGGAGAACGGTGTCTGTGAGAATGGCTTCACACtgagggagaaaggaagctgAGGGTCAGCAGGTGGAACAATGCTAATCGAGATGCTGATCATACTGAGCTACCGTATGCTGAGGGGACAAGCTGGACCCTGCGCTAGCATGGGATGTGCACATTTTTATCAAAGCATCACACCAATGACGTGGGTGTGATTACTACTCTTCTCATTTGCACAAGAGCAACCTGAGGCGCGCGGGGCTCGGTGGGCCCACCCAGTCCCACAGCTGGGAGCAGTGCAGCCTGGGCTCGGACCAACTCAGTGCCAACCACGAAGCCTGGGGTCTTGATGATGGTGGGGTACCTCTCACAGAATGGCAGGAAGAGAACAGAAATGGGGTCTCAACAGgtggggagaagaagaggaagtttGGAGAAAGAGGAGGCTGAAGggtcaggagggtggggaggacatGACCAGCAGCCCCGAAGTAGGGCATCAGGCCAAACTCTGGGGTGAGGCAGCAGCACAACAGAATCCCGTGCAATATGGCTAGCAGAAATGTCTGCAGTGAGCCcgggctggtatggctcagtggattgaatgccaacctgcgaaccaaagggtcatcagttcgattcccaatcaaggcacatgcctgggttgtaggcgaggtccccagtaggggcgctcaagaggcaaccgcacactgatatttctctccctctctttctccctccattcccctctctaaaaataaataaataaaatctttttaaaaacgtCTGTGGTGACGGAAATGTTCCATATCTGTGTCATCCAATActgtagccactggccacatgtggtgAACGACCACACGACATATGACCGCTGCCTGAGGAACcgaaatttttctttcatttaatttgaaTTACCTTAAATTTcaataaccacatgtggctagtggctatggTATCTGATAGCAGAGTTCTAAAGGCCAATGACCTATTACTATCCCAGGAGATGGTGGTAGGGAGACTGAGAGGTCAGAGGTCAAGGGGCATGAGGTCAGAGGTCAGTAAGAGGTCAAAGGTCCAAAGATCAAGATCACAAAGCTACAAATTCCAGGGGCTTTCAGGCTTTGACTCCCAAGGGCCTTGACCTAGTCCTTGCCATTCCCTTTCTGAAATCTAAACTCCAGAACCCTCCCACTGACTTAACCTGTTGTCACCAGGCCACTGCCCAAATGCCACCCCCTCAGAGGCCTTCCTGACTCCCGTCTAAACAGAGCACACGCACCCTGCTGTATTTTCCACATGTATTCCTCTCTTATTAGTGCTGATTTCCTCGTTTACATGTTTACTGTCTGTCTCCTCCCCGCTCCCTATATGTCAGCTCTGTGAAGGCAGGAATTCTCTCTAACCTGTTCAATGCTGTGTCCCCAAGCCAAGCAGAGTACTTAATAGCTGCTCAGCAAACATTTGACTGAGTGACCAATGGCTTAACACTGGCCTTCTCTCAGGTCCTGAAACTCACCAAACATccctacctcagggccttggcacatGCTGTTTTCGCTGCCTAAAATATTCCCATCCCCACTCTTCATCAGGCGAAGTCCTACTCAGCCTTCAACGTTATGCCCTCAGAGCAACCCCCGGaactctctccctcaccccaggaCCGTCGCACCACATCACACACTCCCTTGAGTCTGTGCACGTGATCTCGTGCACATTCATCTCCCCAAATTGACTGACAGCTCCAGGCTGGGAGCCCCAGCAGCCAGTCCAGTGCGCACTGAACCACCCTCCTTCCCGGCAAACCTGTGGCTCCTTCGGCTCTGGGGACTTGTTCGGACACTTCCTGTGTCCCCATCCAGCAGCACCTCCCAGCGAACTTTCTTCTCTCCCAGCCTGGATCCCACAGCCTGTCACTTACTCCTTCTCCGGTAGCACCCTCGGCCCTCCTGCCTCACAGTCCAGAGGCCACGTTGCCCTCCCACCATCCAGCCTAGACCCACTGACTCCTTTCTGGGCCGAAAACTGCACCTCCCATGTGCCCCTGGGGCCCACTTCTATTCTTCCAGGCTAGACACATACCCTGTCACCTTCATGGCCCTCTCAGCGGTAAAAAGGACACTCCTATTTACCTCTGAGgcccattttcttccttctgactCTGAAAGAAGATAAGGACCCCTGCTCAGGCCCAAGAAACCCCTCTATGGGATGAGAACACACCTTCCCATGAGCCTTAGGGGCTCCACTCAACCTTTCTGGGAGCCTCTGGACCTACAGCTGCCTTTCCCATA
The sequence above is drawn from the Desmodus rotundus isolate HL8 chromosome 12, HLdesRot8A.1, whole genome shotgun sequence genome and encodes:
- the CD37 gene encoding leukocyte antigen CD37 isoform X1, with product MKTLEGLPSMSLVSTNSKTPQAKMSAQESCLSLIKYLLFVFNLFFFVLGSLVFCFGIWILVDKTSFVSFVGLSFLPLQIWSKALAISGILTMGLALLGCLGALKELRCLLGLYFGILLLLFVTQITLGILISTQRIRLERKVKDIIQETIQNYHANPENTEAEESWDYVQFQLRCCGWNSPQDWYRVPSLSSNQSEVYHVPCSCLNSSATNGSAFVDIISPPQFSRVGPPARPRHSADLCMVPANSYTYREGCSRSLQKWLHNNLISIVGICLGVGLLEVSVAGLSLLVRRRALRRKPPPQVPGTDGSCPGPGLSADGGSGRGGVQSSSGRSGSLWGGWGMADACPNWGDKVPQGKLPMALGPWPLWDQDEEQPETRSTGAEVEAETELQAETDELPK
- the CD37 gene encoding leukocyte antigen CD37 isoform X2 yields the protein MKTLEGLPSMSLVSTNSKTPQAKMSAQESCLSLIKYLLFVFNLFFFVLGSLVFCFGIWILVDKTSFVSFVGLSFLPLQIWSKALAISGILTMGLALLGCLGALKELRCLLGLYFGILLLLFVTQITLGILISTQRIRLERKVKDIIQETIQNYHANPENTEAEESWDYVQFQLRCCGWNSPQDWYRVPSLSSNQSEVYHVPCSCLNSSATNGSAFVDIISPPQFSRVGPPARPRHSADLCMVPANSYTYREGCSRSLQKWLHNNLISIVGICLGVGLLELSFMSLSIFLCRNLDQLYDRLARYR
- the TEAD2 gene encoding transcriptional enhancer factor TEF-4, with amino-acid sequence MGEPRAGAPLDDGSAWTGSEEGSEEGTGGSEGAGGDGGPDAEGVWSPDIEQSFQEALAIYPPCGRRKIILSDEGKMYGRNELIARYIKLRTGKTRTRKQVSSHIQVLARRKSREIQSKLKALNVDQVSKDKAFQTMATMSSAQLISAPSLQAKLGPAGPQASELFQFWSGSSGTPWNVPDVKPFSQTPFSLSLTPPSTDLPGYEPPQALSPPALPPPAPSPPAWQARALGTARLQLVEFSAFVEPPDAVDSYQRHLFVHISQHCPSPGAPPLESVDVRQIYDKFPEKKGGLRELYDRGPPHAFFLVKFWADLNWGPSGEEVGAGGSSGGFYGVSSQYESLELMTLTCSSKVCSFGKQVVEKVETERAQLEDGRFVYRLLRSPMCEYLVNFLHKLRQLPERYMMNSVLENFTILQAVTNRDTQELLLCTAYVFEVSTSERGAQHHIYRLVRD